The following DNA comes from Centropristis striata isolate RG_2023a ecotype Rhode Island chromosome 3, C.striata_1.0, whole genome shotgun sequence.
TTTCAGTGGCGTGATCTTAAATAAACACTCGAGGCCATGACCAGAGATGATTCTGAGAACAGTTTGGTTTAAATGCTGCGAGGTCAGTAGTAGTGCACATGTGGCCTTTCAGGCTGTTTATAGGGACTCACagcatataaaacataaataacatgggaaaggCTAGACACAGTACCTGTTGAATTTGCATACAGCTAAAGACAAAAGTGCATCTATTtcctgaaaacataaaaaatgtagacAGTGATTTATGACAATGTTAGCTCGACGGacacaatcaacatataatttgcACATTGAGGAGGTATTATATGGTTAACAAAGGGAGCTGTGAGGGCAAACATTGATTGAAAATTAAGTACCTCTGCAGTAATAGAGGGCTATAGGAGAAAAAGTCAACACAGACAGTGTCTGACACGTACAGTGATGTCACTTCAGAGGTCAAAAAGCAGATTGgtacataattacagtttacaagaaaagtaatttacttcCCACCAACCAAAAAGCCGATATAAAAGACTCAACAATCTAAAAAATGACCTAGGTATCAACAAAATAATGTCATATTTACACAAGTATCACATTAAAAAGCTAGTTTATGTGCAGTAGTTATACTTGGCCAGGGAAAATGCACCCTGAGGGGAAAGAACATTGGACATGCtttgacaatattaaaaaaaagaacattaaaacaAACTCTTATTCCGATTCCTGGAGTTAGTGTATTTAAAAgggattaaaataaaacattctgcCCCATATTTTAAGTGCAGTGTAAATAGGATTGACTGCTGCAAAGGGCGAAAGGTTTATCTGAATGTCGTGTATACCAGCTTATCTGAGGGGCTGGAGCAACGGTTACTCTCCTGGCAGGTTACAGTCTGAGggtggacagagagacagcCGCTGCTTTCAGACTGTAATACTCGCATTAGGACTGTACCTCATAGTTCAAAGTTTCCAGGCTTCATTTATAACGTTCAAATTCTGAATCAACATTTGAATGCTGTGCAGCCTTTTTTCCACccatgtttttgcatgtgtattCATTCAGCACAGTTTGAGATAAATATTAGATTCCCATAGTGGCTGCATAGGTTTGTTTCTCATTCCTGTTATTCAACAATTATTTCCAACATTCACAAGATGTTTTTATCCAACAAAATATTCTGCTTTATTCCATTTTAGTTGGCATTTAGcctttgaaaaaacattttcacttcaGTATAAAACCTGTATGCTCTCCAGCTTGCAGCACACAAAGGCAGACTGACACCTGTACAAACAGGGTGATCCGCCAGCACCTAACATGTACTTATGTTGTCAagttgatttattattaatactaataaaaaagtattcagtcagatgaatcacttttttaaattaaggatTTTGTTGAAGGATATCTTTTAGGGTGATGATGACAGAAATTTGAAGCTTAATTTTAAAGCGCAATAGAAGctttgaatataaaaaaataaataatttggtaCAGCCCTAACGgctatttaaatatttgacGTGTTTTGTAAGAAGTATCCCAATCTGAAGCCAGCGACTGTGTCACATAGAAACAAATTTCTGCTTAATAAttcctaaatgtgtatttttgctaAATATGGttctaaaacagacaaaaaagtgTTGATTGGTAAGCATAAGAAAAACCTGAGGTTTACGACAGCTTATGGGAAGGGCTCCAGGCAAGTGGTCCAAAGGCTAAATCATGTTTGGCAGGTTGCCCTAATGCTCCAATGACTTTGAAGTTTTAAACCACCTTGTTGAAAGTAAATGGGCTGCACTAACACAAACTGCCTCAGCTGCTTTGTACATGCTTACATAGTAATCAGCAGACAACTAAACAACACAGTTGTAGCAGAACCAGATGGATTATTGTCTTTGAAGGGTTTCTAAGCAGTTTGTGATGTGCCTGTATGCTGTAGGTGGCACAGAGAAACCTGCACAGTAGCCTCACAAACACCATACATTATTAACAAGATCTAGGTATTTAAATAACAGAACAggtaaaaaataagttaaaaacacCCCGGCCCCTCCCAGCTTGTCCCCTTTCAAAGACAAAGGAGCTAATGATTAACTATTAAGCGACTGTGATCAAAGAGACTTTGAGGAAATATCTGAAACTGATTTTCAAAATTTTAAATAGTTAATTACATATCCTGCTATCAATTGCATACAAGTACACAGAAAATCCAAGGATCCTTGTTAGTGTAGAGAGGAACAAAAAGGGCAGCAGTAGCTGAGGACCAGACAGGAAAGGTGTTCTTGGTAGTTTGGCTGGGTAAGCGAGGTAGGGTTTGTCAGAAATCAAGTGGCTTCAAAACTGGCAGGAGTGTCAATGGAGGAATATTTTACAAAGTGCCGCTCTCCATTGGATTCTCTTACTTTGTGCGTTCTGTGTAGAAGGCCCGGCTCCTTCTTCTCAGTGTCCTACAGTCTGGAGTCGGATCCTACCGAGTGCTCTTTCTCAGCGCTCTGCTGACTTAGCTCAGACTTTAATGTCTTCTTGAATGCTGAGCTGGGAGAGGGTCTTCTTGATGCGCAGGGCCGTCAAGCGGGCAGCTCCATTCGCATACCAACACTCCCTCATGATTTTGCCCATAACCCGCAAGGCCTGAGACAGCAAAGGGAGGAAACAAAAAAGGATTAAGAGCTTACAATACAGTATAAATGACAATGATGATACAAATTTAAAGTATGTTTCGTGTTCAAGGCCAAATTTgatctacagtcatgaaaaaaaatcattagactACCTTtgatttcttcattttcttgttcattttaatgctgggtacacacaaaaacaactcatgagagtttaatttaagagttgatatctagcaatcatggttttctttattataaccaaaatcattatcaagaaacccatgggaaatggctagatatcagctcttaaattaaactcttatgagctatttttgttgatagcattatatttgtccaaacaaatgtacctgtagttgTGCCAGatattacaatgaacaagaaattgaagaaaacaagggtggtctaataattttttccatgactgtataacttTTTATCTACTTTactctaaaaaaagaaataaaggctACAATAAAGAAACTTGTCAAGCTCTCTGGTGGACAAACTATGTAGGGGGAAACACTGTTTCTAGATTACATAAATCATATTCTCTGCATTTACACCAATTATCAATCACCTGACATGCTCCTCTAGTAATTCCGGTTGATACAGCTGGCTCTAGTTGTAAATAAATTGATCAGCCTGATTAACTGAGAGTGAGCACAGGAAAACAATGAATGGAAGACAGTCTGTAGTCTGTTGGAGTAAAACAATGTGAccatattaaaataattttgcccTAGGTGATAGACCTGATAACATCTTGGacttctttttcatgtttttaaagcGTTCCTGTTTCTCAGCAATTAACTTAAAGAGCGTGATGTTCTGGTTGCACAAATTAATGAAATGTGACTTGTGTCGTTATAAACTGGAAGTGCAGATCTTAAATGGGAACAAAACTTGAGCTGTAAACAAatcttattattatcatttttttaacctcATAGCTCTGCCACCAGTTGGGGATGTTGGGTCGTAGCTTTTGGTCACACACCAACTTTCTCATCTCCTCTATGGACGGGTCAGAAGGTACCAGGTCATAGTAGGGCAGCTGGTACTCTTCATGGATACCTGATAACACAGGACAGTGTGGGGGTCAGATAAGTGCTGAGAACTCAGTTGTTAACGtcaataataaaatcaaacaaCACAGGTTGAGTATCCTGAGTAAAAACAAAAGGAGTCTAACCTCCACTATTACAGCGGCGTGCAATCTCCCAGTAGACCAGCCCCAAAGCATAGATATCAGCACATTTGAATGAGTCAAAATGTCTCATGTTGATAGTTTCATCCAGAACCTCTGGAGCCATGTACCTGAGAGATGGAAAAACAATCCCAGTTGGTAATTAGGTGCAGAGTTAAAAGAGTTTCTGGGAAAAGTGTCAAAGATATCTGTGAGAAAGGACAGTAAGcatctccagtgtgtgtgtatgtgtatgtgtgtgtgtgtgtgtgtgtgtgtgtggacacagACCTCTTGGTGCCCACCCTCTGATTGGGCGCGATGTCGATGGTGTCTGTGGCAGAGTCGTGACGGACAGCCAGGCCCAGGTCAGCGATGGCACAGGTGCAGTTCTTCTTCACGAGGATGTTCTTGGATTTCAGGTCCCTGTGTGCGATGCCTGGCTTTCCTACCGAAACATAATGTACACAACAGACACTTGTGAGTTCTCATCTCTTAAATGAGCTTTTTAACATTTCCATGTCAACTCTCTTTTATGAAAAAACTAGAAACTTTATCAAGTTATCCAATTTTCATTTTCTGGGCATCAGTTTGGTTGATAAAAATAGATTGCTTCTCCCTTTGTGCAACAAAATGTCCTCAGCTGCACTTCAATCTTCCATGATGGGTAGTTAAGCAGATGATTCGGTAATGATCTACTTTCACAGATAACCAGTAGATTACAGATATAAGCTCAGATGACTGAGACATGAAAGCAAAAAACTATTTCCCTTTGCCCATACCAATGTTGTAGATTCCTGTCATGATAACCGCTTTTTGTTGGATGATATATTGTCCAGCAGATATATTGCAGATATGTCGGGAAACCAAAAGTCGTCATGTCTGGAATAATAATATCATCCAGAGGTGCACACAGTTCAGAAAATTTCCAAGCAACTGTATGGCTGCCGGTACAGTGCTACTACAGAGGTATGTGCCAAAAATGACAGATATTGGCTCAATTTAACTGCAACAAACTGATCAAAAGTATGccgaaataactacaacatgttGCAGATCTGTAAAAAGTCAGAATTCATGCTTTATTAGGTGTGTCCACCAACAGCAagcaaacttttaaaatgcttcttTTTCTTAACTGAGTTCAGATAAATCAGGGCTACGCTATGCAGGACATCCTTAACGCTGATTGGGACACTGCGTCACACACATTTTtcgttaaagtgaaaaaattcCAACCCATTCGAGGTTGCTCTCTTTGCATTAACTTTGCATGTGATTGCCATTAATATGATGAGTGTAAATGGTGAAAGGTGTTGATGTCACCTTGTGTTCCTAGTATCTCCATGTGCAGGTGAGCCAGGCCGCTGGCTGCTGACAGCGCCAGTTTGATCATTCCTTCAGTCGTGACAGAGTAGCGATTCAGGTAGTCAAACAGAGAGCCGTGCTCATGGTAGTCCGACACCAACCACAGCTGGGTCCATGTGCCGTTGTCTGAGCAGGAGACAGAAATATAGAGATACACAAGAAAGTTTACTTAAGAATGATGAATAATtacacaaacccacacacatCAATAAGCCGAAGATGTGACTTAATAATCCATTCTTTAACATGTTGTGATGTCGCAGGTGTGCACCTTTGTTGTCAGCAGCTATAAAGCCCAGGATGTTTTCATGGCGGAGCATGATGGTCTGATAAATCTCAGCCTCACGGAACCAGGATCGCTCCTCTCTAGATGAAAAGATCTTCACCGCCACGTCCCCGCCCCTCCAACGTCCTCGCCACACCTCCCCGAAACGCCCTTTGCCAATGATCTCTTGGAGGACAATTGTCCTGGCTACAGTCCTCTGGACAAACAGAGGCAGGCCTGCTTAGAAAAGATGAGAACAGTGATCAGCAGTGttctgatagatagatagatagacagacagacagacagacagacagacagacagacagacagacagacagacaggcaggcaggcaggcaggcaggcaggcaggcaggcaggcaggcaggcaggcaggcaggcaggcaggcaggcaggcagacagacagacagacagacagacagacagacagacagacagacagacagacagacagacagatagatagatagatagatagagatagatagatagatagatagatagatagatagatagatagatagatagatagatagatagatagatagatagactttatttatcccaagctgggaaataacagtgtagcagcagcattacacacagagacaataacaacacaattaaataaaaagaacaacctaggcatacttcaagcaataaaatataaaaatacaataaaaatacaataaaaaataaagtgtctaaagatatgagattgtatttaaaaaaagcccAAACTAATATAATGTAAACTGAAATATAAGTGCTCCATTATGAGGTTTATCCACTGACCAGAGCCTGAACCAGACGTGGACAGATC
Coding sequences within:
- the LOC131968083 gene encoding activin receptor type-1B-like — its product is MANLRISIAVVVVQAVLYRSSEALRCNCTTAQCEKTGSQCETDGACMASTSFIDGQEQHIRICITRDKLVPPGQPFYCLSAEGLLNIHCCYTDYCNSIDLKVPSVTTQSGLGGGYGPGGTWGLVELVAVIAGPLFLLCLLLLMALFLYQYHQRAYSHRQRLEVEDPSCDHIYMAKDRTLQDLIYDLSTSGSGSGLPLFVQRTVARTIVLQEIIGKGRFGEVWRGRWRGGDVAVKIFSSREERSWFREAEIYQTIMLRHENILGFIAADNKDNGTWTQLWLVSDYHEHGSLFDYLNRYSVTTEGMIKLALSAASGLAHLHMEILGTQGKPGIAHRDLKSKNILVKKNCTCAIADLGLAVRHDSATDTIDIAPNQRVGTKRYMAPEVLDETINMRHFDSFKCADIYALGLVYWEIARRCNSGGIHEEYQLPYYDLVPSDPSIEEMRKLVCDQKLRPNIPNWWQSYEALRVMGKIMRECWYANGAARLTALRIKKTLSQLSIQEDIKV